A genomic stretch from Lathyrus oleraceus cultivar Zhongwan6 chromosome 2, CAAS_Psat_ZW6_1.0, whole genome shotgun sequence includes:
- the LOC127123491 gene encoding ATP-dependent DNA helicase PIF1-like → MVQDYQITNNVVESDLTNMLLKDLNELLNLHGKKIEDYDLPSLPPNTIDRGAIPSIMQEELAVNIPNEDIEFVAKLNNDQMIAFNTILNVIVQKHIGVFFVDGPGGTGKTFLYRTLMASLRSRGEIVLATASSDIAATLLPGGRTAHSRFKIPVDIQRSSICGIQKQKDLATIIRVVAAIIWDEAPMTNKNCLEALDRSLQDICSNSAPFGGKVLIMGGDFRQVLPVVRKGTKAQMISAYIVQSHLWNHTKILCLRQNMRSLCDQEFAEFLIQHGDDVEPTKPDDMVRLPLHIAIPWEGEHSIQVLIQHIFPNLELHGWDAPYMVQRAILTPTNDDVQKLNDMIID, encoded by the coding sequence ATGGTACAGGATTATCAAATAACTAACAATGTTGTGGAATCAGACTTAACTAATATGTTGCTGAAGGACTTGAATGAACTCTTAAACTTGCACGGTAAAAAAATTGAAGATTATGATCTCCCATCTTTACCCCCTAATACAATAGACAGAGGTGCAATTCCAAGTATCATGCAAGAGGAGTTAGCGGTCAATATCCCCAATGAAGATATTGAATTTGTTGCTAAGTTAAATAATGATCAAATGATTGCATTCAACACCATTCTGAATGTAATTGTTCAAAAACACATTGGGGTATTTTTTGTTGATGGTCCAGGAGGAACAGGTAAAACATTCCTTTATAGAACATTAATGGCAAGTTTAAGAAGTAGAGGAGAAATTGTCTTAGCAACTGCATCATCTGATATAGCTGCAACATTGTTACCCGGTGGTAGGACCGCACACTCTCGATTTAAGATACCTGTTGATATACAACGGAGTTCCATTTGTGGTATTCAAAAGCAAAAAGATCTTGCAACAATCATTAGAGTTGTTGCCGCAATAATTTGGGATGAAGCACCAATGACAAACAAAAATTGTTTGGAAGCCTTAGATCGATCATTACAAGACATTTGTAGCAACAGTGCTCCATTTGGTGGAAAAGTTCTGATTATGGGGGGAGATTTTCGTCAAGTTCTTCCTGTTGTAAGAAAAGGTACTAAGGCACAAATGATTTCAGCATATATTGTTCAGTCTCATTTATGGAATCATACCAAGATTTTGTGTTTGCGTCAAAATATGCGATCATTGTGTGATCAAGAGTTTGCAGAATTTCTTATTCAACATGGTGATGATGTTGAACCTACCAAACCAGATGATATGGTAAGGTTACCTTTACATATTGCAATCCCATGGGAAGGTGAACATTCCATACAAGTTCTTATCCAACATATTTTTCCTAATTTAGAATTGCATGGTTGGGATGCCCCATATATGGTACAAAGAGCTATTTTGACACCAACAAATGATGATGTCCAGAAATTGAATGATATGATTATCGACTAG
- the LOC127123492 gene encoding uncharacterized protein LOC127123492 encodes MTFPRSHFQGTHDSEVDPSRITHVNDVALDRNFTSPNQRNNMSQSDTESGHAFRVKHNIAQNFKNNMMMAKSRLPHPVTCRHYNERSFHHESCDTCCNGGKVSLSRVDAPIELQQSFLDGSAEGKHFRQHIRSYNHVLSFTSIGVHVDENILASGRGIYTFRAQGDFYHNIGGFYPNEGVRPRFLQLCIYDTDNELHNRMQENPQLHQNVVHNL; translated from the exons ATGACTTTTCCAAGATCACACTTTCAAGGAACTCATGACAGTGAAGTCGACCCAAGTAGAATTACACATGTTAATGATGTTGCACTTG ATCGTAATTTCACATCACCTAATCAACGAAACAACATGAGTCAATCTGATACAG AATCAGGACATGCTTTTCGAGTAAAGCACAATATTgctcaaaatttcaaaaataatatGATGATGGCAAAATCCCGGTTGCCTCATCCAGTTACCTGTAGACACTACAATGAAAGATCGTTTCATCATGAATCATGTGACACGTGTTGTAATGGTGGAAAGGTATCACTCTCACGAGTTGATGCTCCTATAGAATTGCAACAATCATTTTTGGATGGTTCAGCTGAAGGAAAACATTTCAGGCAACATATTCGAAGTTACAACCATGTGCTTTCATTCACTTCAATTGGTGTTCACGTTGATGAAAATATCCTTGCATCTGGTCGTGGTATATACACATTTCGTGCTCAAGGTGATTTTTACCATAACATAGGAGGTTTCTATCCAAATGAGGGTGTCCGACCACGTTTCTTACAACTATGCATCTACGACACCGATAATGAGCTACATAATAGAATGCAGGAAAATCCACAACTGCACCAAAATGTAGTTCACAACTTATAG